The DNA segment AGCCTGCCACCAGCACAAATAGACTCGGCGAAGCTGCCACAGCCGTCACACAAAATGAAACAGCCATGACTCCAAGCAGTGGCAAAAAATTATTGCTCATGCCATGCCAGCCGTCAGAGAGCGCCTTGCCCACAGTAAACCGCTCTGTTCTCAGGACGATTTCTTGCATATGCATAATCAGGTCATTTGTTTTTGGGTCTGCCCAGGCAGCTCCGGCAAGAGATTGCCCCAGAGGAAGCCCTGACCATAATCAATGCCCATCTCCAGTAAGAGCGGCAAATCCTGTCTGTCTTCAATACCCTCAGCAATGATTTCGGCACCAAGACTCTTAGCGACATTGGCTAGACGACGCAAAAGTCTGGCCTTAGCTGGCTCACTCGATAGTCCAGCGACATATTTGCGGTCTACTTTGACTAGATCTGGCTCAAGCAAAATCAATGTCTCAAGACTGCTGCGGCCAAAGCCGACATCATCAACAGCTACCTTAATGCCAAAGTCTTTGAGTGCCTTGACGTGCTCACGCAAGTAGCTGGGATCAGATATAAACTCTTGCTCCGAAATCTCCACACAATAGATGTTATCGCCCCGGTCACGGGGAAACAAATCGAGCAGATTTTGCACTGGGGTCTCAAGCAAAGTAGAAGGGAAAAGATTGACATGGATGCGCATATTGCGTCCAAGATTGGGAGTAGCAGCCAGACAGAGCCTGAGACACTGTAAATCCACTGAAGTCAAAATATTGTTCTCGACACATATCCTGAAAAAGTCAGCAGGACTCTCAAAAGCGCCATCGGGACCGCGCGAAAGCGCCTCGTAGCCCACCGTGCTCTCAGTGGCAAGCTCAATAATAGGCTGATATACAGTGCGGAACTGTGTCTTATCAAGCAACTGATCGACAATCGTGGTAGGCACAGGAGCAGCATCATAACTGGGCTCATGCCCAGGCTCTTTAGCCAGTGAGACTTTATTTTTGCCCGCTGCTTTGCTACGTCTCAGTGCTGTCCGAGCGAGAGTGACTACTTCCTGGACCGAAGCAATCTTTTGAGGCAAATTAGCCACACCGATAGAAGCTGTAGTCTCAATTACATCATTGGCATCACGCATTGGACTGTCGGCAATGCAAGCTCTTATGCGCTCAGCGACACGCATGCCATAAGCGAGATTAGTATCAGGCAAGAGCACAAGAAACTCATCGCCTCCCACTCTAGCTACATGATCTGAGGGACGAATAGTATCGCGGATACGCTTAGCTGTCTCTTTTAGGACGATATCGCCGGAAGCATGACCAAGACCCTCATTGACCTTTTTGAGGTTGTCGCAGTTGATAAGCATGGCAATTAGATGTCCACCACTTCTAGTAGAACGGCTTTCTTCTACCTTAACTACTTGTTCAAGTCCGCGCACATTGAGCACTTCGGTCAAATAATCAACACTGGCAAGGCGCTCCAGCTGGTTGAGAGCAGCAAATAGTTCTCTTTGTAGGACAACTATGTCCTGGGTCGACAACTCTTTATTGCCCCCCATACTGGCTGCTGCTGTGGTCTCTGGCAGGGGCTCAAGAGCTGGCAGCTCACCAAAAGTCTGTCTGGCAAAATTCATATCAGCAAGGTCACCACCGCTGGCTTTGCCATTGCCATTTTTGCGAGTACCGAGTCCAGCACCATTACCATTGGTAGGCACTGGTTTATGAGCAGATGGACTGACATGAGGACTGGCTTTGTGCACTATGACCGCATCAATATCCTGGGCTGGCGGCTGACTCTCAAGGTCCTGAGCCACGTCAACGGCAATCTGGTCCACATAACCACCGCCAGGTTGAGCGACACTGGTAGCTCCATAACCTTCATTGCCATAACTGTCCTCGCCATAACCATCTCCTGGTTTGGCGCTGTATTGCACCATGGCATAGACAAAAGCAAAACTGGACAGTATAAAAGCCAAAAGTGGCAAAGTATTGCCCTTTGCTTTTACGTCACCTGTATAAAATGATTTGATTACCTCAAATTCTGCCGCTTCCACTTCCTGTATACGGCTGCCGATACGCTGCACTTCGCGCATCTCACGGCTGGTCAAAAGCAGTCGACTGGCGTCCTGGTTATTTTTATCAGCGCGCAAATTAGCATCTAAGATAAGTTGATCAATGACCATCTGCACTTCATTGAGCAAGCCACGAATCTGCTCAGAGCGCGCATACATACCAGCATCCAGTGACTGCAGGACAAATATATGCTGTTTGAGGTTTGTCACCGACTGGTCAAACTGTTCTCTTTGGGGACGATCGCCTGTGGTCAAAAAGCGCTGACTGGTCAATAGCATACTTGTATAAGCTTTTGATACTTCTTGCAGCTCTTTAACGCCCTGCTGCCTCGATACAAGCCATTTATCGCCATGGAATTGCCCCCAACCCATCATGCTCAGCAAGGTGGTCAAGGCAAGCAAACCAAAGGCTATGGTAAGCCCTGCAATAGTCTTTCTTTCAGAGGATTGGCTCATGATTGAGGCGATAAGTGTCCGATAACAGTAAAACCGGGTAGCCACCTATCACATACACATTTTTGAGGGTTATTAATCCTTAGCCGAAAATGTCTGAGCCTGAGGATTACGATTGACCCTGAGAGCTGGTCTCAAATCACTAACACTTTTAGCGGTCTCAGCCGAAACATCGCAATTGGCAATAGTTAGCTGTTCTAATTGGGGCATTTTGGCAAGGGCGACAAAAGCTCTGTCACTAATATGAGTGCCCGATAGCTCCAGATGTCTGAGAGACTTAAGCGCTAGTAGGTGTGGCAAAACAGAGTCGTCAATTTGATCATAAGCCAGCGAAAGTTTATAAAGAGCAGGCAGATTGCTCAAATATTTAATACCAGCACTTGTCACCTTGGTGCGGGACAGGTCAATTTGATACAGCTCTTTTAGACTGCTTAACTGCTTGAGTCCATCATCATCAAAGTCTGTACCATGCAAAACCAGACTGGTAAGCATCTTAAGTTTGACCAGATCTCTAGCACAGCCGCTATTGATATTAGTGCCACTCAAATCAAGCCCCCTGAGATATCGGAGCTTACTCAGGGCGGCGACTCCTTTATTGTCCACAGCGCGACAGCCGGTCAAAGTTAGATTGACCATTATATGCATGCGTCCTATCTGCTGTAAGCCCGTATTGGTGATTTTGGTGTTAGATAGTTGCAGGATCTCCAAAGGCAAATCGGCAACAGAGGCTAACCCTTTATCAGTTACCTTAGTGTCATCAAGCACGAGATAACGCAGGTCTTTTAGTCTGGCGATATATTTGAGTCCGACATCAGTCATCTCGGGGTCGGCAATAAATTTGACCTGGCGCAAATCGGCATTGACGCGATTGAGAGTGATCTCGTCATCACTGATATCCAGCGCACTAACAGGCTTGACTGGAGCAGTCACCACTGGTGCTACCGCCAGAGGTGCGGCTGGCTGGACTTTGGGCACAGGCTTAAACATCTGATAGCCGGCAAAAGCAAACGCCCCCACTAGGGCCAGAGATAGAGCAATGATAATGGTTGTCTGATTGACAGTGCGTCTGGGCCGCTCAACATATGATGCATCTAAGACTTGCTCCCGCACCACGCTCTTGTCATTAAACTTAGAGGTACCAAATTGGCTGCGTCCGGTGTGCTCAAGTACGGTCTCGCCAGGGCGCTCGAGGCGAGCCAGTCCAGTCTCATGGGCTGGCATAGACTCAGAGAGCGGCACCGCACTGCCTGATCGCATAACATCACTAGGCCGAGATGGCACAAAACTCTGGCGGTCAAATTCAGTCGGTGCAAGGGCAGCGTCAAATATTTTTTGTTTGACGTCCTCAGGATAGTTGTCTGTATAGCAGGCTGTGGAGAGTTCAAGAGACGTAAACTCAGTCACCAACTGCGAAATTTCGTCTGGCATAGCAGGGCTGAGCGCAGCATTTTCTTTGAGCGCTTGCTCTACCGACACTGTCTGTGGTGGCAGTTTGAGGACACCATATTGGGCTGCTATCTTGAGCAATTCTAAGCGCACTTGATCAGCTGATTGATAGCGGTCTTCGGGCTTTTTGGAGAGCAGCTTGATCACGAGAGCTTCCAGCTCCGGGGCAAAATCCAAGCCAAGCGATGCTTCTTTTAAAGGCAACGGCTTTTCGGTCAGATGCTTTTCCATAGTAGCCATTTTATTGGCACCGACAAAAGGTGGACAGCCCGTCAAACAGACATACATAACACAGCCACAGCTATAAAGGTCTGTGCGGGCATCTACTCTAGTGCTATTGATTTGTTCAGGACTCATATAGAGTGGCGTACCCAGAGCTTCGCCAGTCCTAGTCAGATCCTGCATTGTGCGGTCTTCAAAGTCTCTTACTTTGGCGATACCAAAGTCCAGCAATTTAACATGGGCACTATTATCGGGACGCAGTGCCAACATGATATTACTGGGCTTGATGTCTCTGTGTACGACTCCCTTGGAGTGTGCTACAGCGAGGGCCTCAAGCATTTCAATAAAGATAGGCAGGGCTTCAGCCACAGGCAAAATTGACTGCGGTCTTTGTTTCTGCAAATCTGACAGTGTCATGCCTTCGACGTATTCCATGACCATATAGGGACAGCCCTGGTCATCGATACCAAAGTCATTGATGCCAACTATACCTGGATAGTTGATAGCGCTGGCGGCTTTTGCTTCTTGATGAAACCTCAGTTTGGCCTTATCCGAAGCAAATTTATTTTTGAGCATCTTGATGGCATAGTCACGCTCCAAAAAGACCTGATGGGCTTTATAAATTACACCCATACCGCCAGCACCGAGCACTGACACCAGCTCGTATTTGCCGAGATAGGTTGTGCCGACAAGCTCGTCTTTTTCCACTTCTTGCGTGCGCGGTCTTTTAGTGGCGGGCACTGTTGACGGTGGCGCTACTTGAGGCAGCGGCTCCAGACTGTCAACATTGTCCGACTTTTCCATACGCACAGTCCCTGTATTAGCGAGTGCATCCTCTGGTACAGAGCCCGCAGTTGAGCTGGGATATACTCGCTCGCGCACTGTAGGCGTGCGCTGCCTTGTAACTCTGGCATTAGTAGTTACAGTATCTATTTGCCCATTATCTTGATTATAGTGTCTGAATGGCTTAGAAGAGGGCAACAAAATGGCGGGCCACTGCACATGGGCGGGTAAAGGACGGTCCAGGTAAGCTCGACCGCTACCAGAATGAGTGGCAGCACTCTGGCTGACTGAATTTATCTCGGTACCATTTGCTGAACTCTGGCCAGGCGGTAAAGGTGCACTGGGTGGCAAAACATAGCCAGGCGGGGGACTGTCGCCGTCCCCCAGACGATAGGTACGCCGCTCTCGCCCGGGTCTAGCCTGACCCGGTTGGTTTTGACCATCCTGATTTGTATTGCCCAGACTACCCGTCAAAAAAAATCTCCGCCAGTGGTACCGTAAGATACCATGACGGAGATTAAGAGCCAGACTATAAGCGGGTTTATCTGATCCTGACAAATCGCTCAATCATATAAATATTGACCAGATGATCAAATTCATTTGTTTGAGCCCGGCAAATTTATCAGATGCATTAAGTGAGAAAATACCGGACTATTTCTCACAAGCTGCTTCCCGGAGCTTTATTTAGTAGATGTAGAGCATCTCTCTAAATTTGGGCAAGGGCCACAGTGCATCGTCCACAATCTGTTCCAATTCGTCGCTTATTGCGCGCACTTGATTCATCGCGGGGATGATTTTTTGTTCGTAAAATCTAGCCCGGTTGAGATTATCAGACTCACCTTGTTCGGAGTGATCATCATGATGACCTTCTTTGATTAGTGACTCCAATTTGTCGATACCGAGCTGGAGCTGGCAAACTCTATCGCAGACATCTTTGAGCAAATGCTCTTGCGGATGCAGGCTGATACCAGTTATAGCCGCCCGAGTAGCGCTGATTGCTTGAGCAATACGATTTTGATATTCGATTGCTACTGGCAAAATCATTGTGCGGGCGATATTGGCCGTGAGCAATGACTCAATATTGATGGTCTTGCAATAGCTCTCCAGGTTGATGTTAAAACGGCTGACCAGTTCATCTACTTCCAGCACACCATACTTTTTGAAGAGTGTCTTTGTATCTTCTTCAACCAGGCTGGGCAGGGACTCTACTGTGTTTTTGAAGTTAGGCAAGCCGCGTTTTTCAGCTTCTTCATGCCATTCTCTGGAGTAGTTATCACCATTAAAGAGGATGCGCTGGTTTTCGCTGAGAGTCTCTTTAACGACTTTTTCTACGGCGGTATTGAGATCGGAGCCGCCTTTCATGGCTTTTTCGATTTGGGTGGACATATAGTCGAGAGACTCAGTCACCATGGTGTTGAGCACAGTGTTAGGCCAGGCTACTGATGTGCTGCTACCAACCGCTCTAAACTCAAACTTATTGCCGGTAAAAGCAAATGGTGAGGTACGGTTGCGGTCGCTATCGTCACGAGGCAATTCAGGCAAAGCGGTAACACCGAAGTGCAGTTTCTTGCCGATTTCGTTGATTTCTTTTTTGCCAGAGATAAGAGCATCCACTACTTGGGTCAGCTTTTCACCGAGATAGATACTCATGATTGCTGGTGGGGCTTCGTTGGCACCAAGTCTGTGATCGTTGCCAGCACTAGCGATTGAGGCTCTGAGCAGATGACCGTATTTGTTTACAGCGCGAATCACTGCAGTCAATACGACGACAAACTGTTGGTTTTCGTGAGGTGTGGAGCCCGGATCGAGGAGGTTATTACCTTGATCGTCTGCCATTGACCAGTTATTGTGCTTACCACTACCATTTACACCACTAAATGGTTTTTCGTGGAAGAGACAACGCAAACCGTGTTTTTGTGCGGTCTTACGGAAGACTTCCATCAATACCATGTTATGGTCGGTAGCAACGTTGCTACTTTCAAATACTGGTGCAACTTCAAACTGGGCTGGAGCAACTTCGTTGTGGCGAGTTTTGACCGGTACACCGAGCTTGTAGAGTTCGGCTTCAGCGTCCATCATAAAGGCCAAAACGCGCTCTTTGATGGAGCCCCAGTAGTGGTCTTCCATTTCCTGACCCTTAGGTGGCTTGGCACCAAAGAGGGCGCGACCGGAGTTAATGATGTCGGGACGAGCCATATAAAAGGCTTCGTCAATCAAAAAGTACTCTTGCTCTGGACCAACTGTGCAGCTCACACGTTTGACGTCTTTGTTACCAAGCAACTGCAAAAGTCTGACGGCTTGATGGCTCACTGCTTGCAATGAACGCAATAGCGGGGTCTTTTTGTCGAGGGCATGACCGCTGTAACTGCAAAATACTGTAGGAATACAAAGTGTCTTGCCGTTTGTGCTCTCCATCAAAAATGCTGGGCTGGTAGGGTCCCAACCGGTATAGCCACGGGCTTCAAATGTCGATCTGATACCACCTGAAGGAAAGCTAGAAGCATCCGGCTCACCTTGAATCAAAAGCTTGCCTGAAAATTCCAGATTCGCTTCACCATCATCACCACTGAATACCAGGAAGGCATCATGCTTTTCGGCAGTGAGACCGGTCATGGGGTGGAACCAGTGAGTAAAGTGGGTAGCACCACGGGCGATGGCCCAGTCCTTCATAGCATTGGCGACAATGTCAGCCATGCTGGGATCGAGCTGCTCACCAAAATCGAGACAGCGGACAACCGCTTTAAATACGTTTTTAGGTAGCAAGCTGCGCATGGCGCTGCGATTAAAAACGTTTTCGCCAAATATATCTGAGATAGATGTCTGTGTGTAATCAACAGTTGTCTGCACCGGCTCACGTCCCTGTGCGCTTCTAACCGCATTGGTTCTAGCTGAGC comes from the Candidatus Obscuribacter sp. genome and includes:
- a CDS encoding glutamine synthetase III, with the translated sequence MVSRSNNSSQGSARTNAVRSAQGREPVQTTVDYTQTSISDIFGENVFNRSAMRSLLPKNVFKAVVRCLDFGEQLDPSMADIVANAMKDWAIARGATHFTHWFHPMTGLTAEKHDAFLVFSGDDGEANLEFSGKLLIQGEPDASSFPSGGIRSTFEARGYTGWDPTSPAFLMESTNGKTLCIPTVFCSYSGHALDKKTPLLRSLQAVSHQAVRLLQLLGNKDVKRVSCTVGPEQEYFLIDEAFYMARPDIINSGRALFGAKPPKGQEMEDHYWGSIKERVLAFMMDAEAELYKLGVPVKTRHNEVAPAQFEVAPVFESSNVATDHNMVLMEVFRKTAQKHGLRCLFHEKPFSGVNGSGKHNNWSMADDQGNNLLDPGSTPHENQQFVVVLTAVIRAVNKYGHLLRASIASAGNDHRLGANEAPPAIMSIYLGEKLTQVVDALISGKKEINEIGKKLHFGVTALPELPRDDSDRNRTSPFAFTGNKFEFRAVGSSTSVAWPNTVLNTMVTESLDYMSTQIEKAMKGGSDLNTAVEKVVKETLSENQRILFNGDNYSREWHEEAEKRGLPNFKNTVESLPSLVEEDTKTLFKKYGVLEVDELVSRFNINLESYCKTINIESLLTANIARTMILPVAIEYQNRIAQAISATRAAITGISLHPQEHLLKDVCDRVCQLQLGIDKLESLIKEGHHDDHSEQGESDNLNRARFYEQKIIPAMNQVRAISDELEQIVDDALWPLPKFREMLYIY
- a CDS encoding protein kinase; translated protein: MTGSLGNTNQDGQNQPGQARPGRERRTYRLGDGDSPPPGYVLPPSAPLPPGQSSANGTEINSVSQSAATHSGSGRAYLDRPLPAHVQWPAILLPSSKPFRHYNQDNGQIDTVTTNARVTRQRTPTVRERVYPSSTAGSVPEDALANTGTVRMEKSDNVDSLEPLPQVAPPSTVPATKRPRTQEVEKDELVGTTYLGKYELVSVLGAGGMGVIYKAHQVFLERDYAIKMLKNKFASDKAKLRFHQEAKAASAINYPGIVGINDFGIDDQGCPYMVMEYVEGMTLSDLQKQRPQSILPVAEALPIFIEMLEALAVAHSKGVVHRDIKPSNIMLALRPDNSAHVKLLDFGIAKVRDFEDRTMQDLTRTGEALGTPLYMSPEQINSTRVDARTDLYSCGCVMYVCLTGCPPFVGANKMATMEKHLTEKPLPLKEASLGLDFAPELEALVIKLLSKKPEDRYQSADQVRLELLKIAAQYGVLKLPPQTVSVEQALKENAALSPAMPDEISQLVTEFTSLELSTACYTDNYPEDVKQKIFDAALAPTEFDRQSFVPSRPSDVMRSGSAVPLSESMPAHETGLARLERPGETVLEHTGRSQFGTSKFNDKSVVREQVLDASYVERPRRTVNQTTIIIALSLALVGAFAFAGYQMFKPVPKVQPAAPLAVAPVVTAPVKPVSALDISDDEITLNRVNADLRQVKFIADPEMTDVGLKYIARLKDLRYLVLDDTKVTDKGLASVADLPLEILQLSNTKITNTGLQQIGRMHIMVNLTLTGCRAVDNKGVAALSKLRYLRGLDLSGTNINSGCARDLVKLKMLTSLVLHGTDFDDDGLKQLSSLKELYQIDLSRTKVTSAGIKYLSNLPALYKLSLAYDQIDDSVLPHLLALKSLRHLELSGTHISDRAFVALAKMPQLEQLTIANCDVSAETAKSVSDLRPALRVNRNPQAQTFSAKD
- a CDS encoding EAL domain-containing protein, whose protein sequence is MSQSSERKTIAGLTIAFGLLALTTLLSMMGWGQFHGDKWLVSRQQGVKELQEVSKAYTSMLLTSQRFLTTGDRPQREQFDQSVTNLKQHIFVLQSLDAGMYARSEQIRGLLNEVQMVIDQLILDANLRADKNNQDASRLLLTSREMREVQRIGSRIQEVEAAEFEVIKSFYTGDVKAKGNTLPLLAFILSSFAFVYAMVQYSAKPGDGYGEDSYGNEGYGATSVAQPGGGYVDQIAVDVAQDLESQPPAQDIDAVIVHKASPHVSPSAHKPVPTNGNGAGLGTRKNGNGKASGGDLADMNFARQTFGELPALEPLPETTAAASMGGNKELSTQDIVVLQRELFAALNQLERLASVDYLTEVLNVRGLEQVVKVEESRSTRSGGHLIAMLINCDNLKKVNEGLGHASGDIVLKETAKRIRDTIRPSDHVARVGGDEFLVLLPDTNLAYGMRVAERIRACIADSPMRDANDVIETTASIGVANLPQKIASVQEVVTLARTALRRSKAAGKNKVSLAKEPGHEPSYDAAPVPTTIVDQLLDKTQFRTVYQPIIELATESTVGYEALSRGPDGAFESPADFFRICVENNILTSVDLQCLRLCLAATPNLGRNMRIHVNLFPSTLLETPVQNLLDLFPRDRGDNIYCVEISEQEFISDPSYLREHVKALKDFGIKVAVDDVGFGRSSLETLILLEPDLVKVDRKYVAGLSSEPAKARLLRRLANVAKSLGAEIIAEGIEDRQDLPLLLEMGIDYGQGFLWGNLLPELPGQTQKQMT